In Actinacidiphila yeochonensis CN732, a genomic segment contains:
- a CDS encoding non-ribosomal peptide synthetase, whose amino-acid sequence MSFGQERLWFLEQLMPGLVVHNEYVALRLAGPLDLAALDAALTALVDRHEALRTVVDPADGTPVQRVLPSPESVLTVVDLGPGDDDGAGPEEDGVRPAERALAEAEAARPFDPTGGPLFRALLIRTAPDHALLVVVNHHMVGDAWSRAVLVDDLCTGYRAHLDGTAAAHPPLPLQYGDWAAWQRRHLTDDNLAEQLAYWRERMAGAPPLLDLATDRPRPAVPTHRGGRVRFTLDPRLTEAVEAAAREARATPFMVTLAAWQAVLMRHSGQEDVVVGVPTAGRDRPELAGLVGMFVNSLVLRADLSGDPSFADLLAQVRETALGALAHAQVPFERLVRELSPERDLSHGPLYQAQFGYRNVPERAVVLPGVEVGIVDLDNGLCRTDLSLELARQGDVTEGICEYSRDLFDEGTARTLVEALERVLRRATADQRLRLSELLALSPAEQALLDAAGDGGPVPEGAADVLTAFSAAVRDRPGAEAVVCAGASLTFRELHGRAAGMADLLRAAGVRPGDRVGVGMRRCADLPAALLAVLMTGAAYLPLDPDYPLERLRYVCGDATPAAVLVHAATRAVFATADAVPAGVPLVDADAPAGTAGAGAGGALPEADPESPAYVIHTSGSTGRPKGVVVLHRNLTAFLAAMDRVVDTGGQPVTWLAVTSISFDISVLELLWTVSRGHRVVVTPDEGGTAAVPVPDETQGDVAAPEFSLFYFASDSSRLLPGPEQYRLLMEGARFGDEQGFSAVWLPERHFHAFGGSFPAPSVLAAAVATATRNIGIRAGSVVMPLHHPVRVAEEWSVVDNLSGGRVGLSFASGWHMDDFVLAKDAYEDRQIRTLQGLDEVRRLWRGDRLAFEGPGGRSVEVGVLPRPVQDELPVWLTSSGSPETCRRAGEAGVRLLTHLLGQSVGELAERVAVYRDAWHRAGHPGRPHVTLMLHTFVGADAGDVRGHAWQPFRDYLRSSVGLIENMARAMGVDIRAEDFTADDEEALLDHACARYLADSSLIGTVEDRLPLVRRLAGAGVDEIACLVDFGVDADAAIGALPGLAALRERAASAAPTAPRGEVSLTGLVRAHRVTHLQCTPSHARALLDEADTAALGGLRQLLLGGEPLDTDLAARLAQHVSGTIRNMYGPTETTVWSTTDLVDPAEGAVTIGRPVAGTAVRVLDPYGRRVPVGVPGEMYIGGAGVTAGYLDRPELTAERFGPVPGGADTGMRFYRTGDVVRVLRDGRLGYLSRNDNQLKIRGYRVEAGEVEAALTALPAVRQCVVTGHGLGTSRAALAAHVVPEAPGEPPTAAELRAELARVLPPFLVPSHFVLLDALPLTGNGKVDRAALPAPGPEGRSAAAPIAPTTATEKLIAEIWQDALGAERVGAHDDFFELGGHSLLAAQVAAGIRRAFGVRLPLRTLFEASTVAALARAVDGLGAAQAGPEAGPEAGAAPAAAVLRPDPEHRHDPFPLTDVQRAYWIGRSGTVGGDVSCHLYVELDVDDVELPRLERAWQALVRRHDALRIVVDADGAQRILADVPDYRVAVDDLRGLDAAACESRLRATREAMSHQVLPSETWPLFDVRASRTGDTGARVHFGIDTLIADGGSVQILLRELLAVYRGEFRPRPLELSFRDYVMAEQERRGGPERERDLAYWRDRLDTLPPAPPLPLARRPEELAETRFRRREAYLAADVWARLKERAASARITPSALALAAYATVLGTWAGTDRFTLNLTLFNRVGDHPDLPALVGDFTALTMLEVDGGGAGSFEDRARRVQDRLWEDLDHQLVSGVWAAGELARRRGVADAVMPVVFTSELGAADTGGTPPADPGARVAYTITQTPQVWLDHQIAEDGGRLRLTWDAVEALFAPSALDDMFGAYTALLASLADEPAAWTDPHREVLPPEQAARYAALNDTAGPLPDGLLHEPFLARARREPGRVAVVSATGTVTYGELDRASLAVARTLCGAGVRAGDLVGVLADRGWEQVASAIGVLRAGGAYLPLDSGLPAARVAASLAHAGAAALIVPGSAPAGDRAPEGVAVIPFGEAVAAGTAADAGRDPRPATAPGDLAYVIYTSGSTGEPKGVMTDHRGALNTVTDVNERFGVTADDRVFALSSLGFDLSVYDIFGTLAAGAALVLPGPGEERDPVRWARLVADHGVTVWNSVPALMEMLLVHASGNPAVDVGSLRLVLLSGDWIPVGMPDAVRSVAPGAEVVSLGGATEASIWSVLHPVGPVDPERPSIPYGRPMRNQTMYVLDDAFRLRPTGVPGALYIGGVGLAVGYRGAPELTGRAFPTHPATGERLYRTGDMARLMPDGDLEFLGREGSQVKVRGMRIELGEIEAALVRTEGVREAAAYVTGSGTSAQLAAYVVREAPVAGSAAPGGTGAATPAVLDAERVRRLETRLRQPGRRDDLAGREVLPFALPSDVLELRAASAARGAATGFGTGPVPAADLYALLTVLTRQDDDGVPRYAYGSAGGLYPVQTYVVVGDGGVEGIAAGVYYLDPAGSALLALDGPKGAERALDPALFGESNRPLARQAGFAVHLVARNAALTPVYGELSDRFGLLEAGAMAQLLRQRAADCRIGLCPIGDVYAGALREILCLEDDQTVLHTLFGGLPVGLDTAAEGPDGWVAGLRDELARRLPGYMVPRHLRLIEALPLSANGKVDREALARLDGTPARPVPAASSAARSDAPPAGGRTAVEPAVEGVGAGSAAGSTAERLGALWQEVLDGREIGLDTNFFDAGATSIHLVRVQRRITEEFGTELSVVEMFDRPTVRHLAEALDGAAPVAPAAAALPGAEDDAAPAEGRRRHHERRRAARRAGGPSTD is encoded by the coding sequence CGCTGGTCGACCGCCACGAGGCGCTGCGCACCGTCGTCGACCCCGCCGACGGCACCCCGGTGCAGCGGGTGCTGCCGTCCCCGGAGTCCGTGTTGACCGTGGTCGACCTCGGGCCCGGCGACGACGACGGTGCCGGGCCCGAGGAGGACGGCGTCCGGCCCGCCGAACGGGCGCTGGCCGAGGCGGAGGCCGCCCGACCCTTCGATCCGACCGGCGGGCCGCTGTTCCGGGCCCTGCTGATCAGGACCGCGCCCGACCACGCCCTGCTGGTCGTGGTCAACCACCACATGGTCGGTGACGCCTGGTCCAGGGCCGTGCTCGTGGACGACCTGTGCACCGGCTACCGCGCGCACCTCGACGGCACCGCGGCCGCGCACCCGCCGCTGCCCCTCCAGTACGGCGACTGGGCCGCCTGGCAGCGCCGCCACCTCACCGACGACAACCTCGCCGAGCAACTGGCCTACTGGCGCGAGCGGATGGCCGGCGCGCCACCGCTGCTCGACCTCGCGACCGACCGGCCGCGCCCGGCGGTGCCGACACACCGTGGCGGCCGGGTCCGCTTCACCCTGGACCCGCGGCTCACGGAGGCCGTCGAGGCGGCCGCCCGGGAGGCCAGGGCGACGCCGTTCATGGTCACCCTGGCCGCCTGGCAGGCCGTCCTCATGCGCCATTCCGGGCAGGAGGACGTCGTCGTCGGCGTGCCCACCGCCGGACGGGACCGGCCGGAGCTGGCCGGACTCGTCGGCATGTTCGTCAACAGCCTGGTCCTGCGGGCGGACCTGTCCGGCGACCCCTCCTTCGCGGACCTGCTCGCCCAGGTCAGAGAAACGGCCCTGGGCGCGCTGGCCCATGCCCAGGTCCCCTTCGAGCGGCTCGTGCGCGAGCTGAGCCCCGAGCGCGACCTCAGCCACGGGCCCCTCTACCAGGCGCAGTTCGGCTACCGCAACGTGCCCGAGCGCGCGGTCGTGCTGCCCGGCGTCGAGGTGGGGATCGTCGACCTGGACAACGGCCTGTGCCGGACCGACCTCAGCCTCGAACTGGCCCGGCAGGGCGACGTCACCGAGGGGATCTGCGAGTACAGCCGCGACCTGTTCGACGAGGGCACCGCGCGTACCCTCGTCGAGGCCCTGGAGCGCGTGCTGCGCCGTGCCACGGCCGACCAGCGGCTGCGGCTGTCGGAACTGCTCGCCCTCAGCCCGGCTGAACAGGCCCTGCTCGACGCGGCCGGGGACGGCGGTCCGGTACCGGAGGGCGCCGCGGACGTGCTCACCGCCTTCTCTGCGGCCGTCCGCGATCGTCCGGGCGCCGAAGCCGTCGTCTGCGCGGGCGCCTCGCTGACCTTCCGGGAGCTCCACGGCCGCGCGGCCGGCATGGCCGACCTGCTGCGGGCCGCGGGGGTCCGGCCGGGCGACCGGGTCGGCGTGGGCATGCGCCGGTGCGCCGACCTGCCGGCCGCGCTGCTCGCCGTGCTCATGACCGGCGCGGCCTACCTGCCGCTCGACCCCGACTACCCGCTGGAGCGGCTGCGGTACGTGTGCGGCGACGCGACGCCCGCCGCCGTGCTCGTGCACGCGGCGACCCGCGCGGTGTTCGCGACCGCCGACGCGGTCCCCGCCGGGGTGCCCCTGGTCGACGCGGACGCGCCGGCCGGCACCGCCGGCGCGGGAGCGGGCGGCGCTCTGCCGGAGGCGGACCCCGAGTCGCCGGCCTACGTCATCCACACCTCTGGCTCCACCGGCAGGCCCAAGGGCGTCGTGGTCCTGCACCGCAACCTCACGGCCTTCCTGGCCGCGATGGACCGCGTGGTGGACACCGGCGGACAGCCGGTGACCTGGCTCGCCGTCACCAGTATCTCGTTCGACATCTCCGTACTGGAGCTGCTGTGGACGGTCAGCCGCGGCCACCGCGTGGTCGTCACCCCGGACGAGGGGGGCACCGCCGCCGTCCCCGTGCCGGACGAGACCCAAGGGGACGTCGCCGCACCGGAGTTCAGCCTCTTCTACTTCGCCAGCGACTCCAGCCGGCTCCTGCCCGGACCGGAGCAGTACCGGCTGCTGATGGAGGGGGCGCGCTTCGGTGACGAGCAGGGGTTCAGCGCCGTCTGGCTGCCGGAGCGCCACTTCCACGCCTTCGGCGGTTCCTTCCCCGCCCCGTCCGTCCTGGCCGCCGCCGTGGCCACGGCCACCCGGAACATCGGCATCCGGGCAGGCAGCGTCGTCATGCCGCTCCACCACCCCGTCCGGGTGGCGGAGGAGTGGTCGGTCGTCGACAACCTGTCCGGCGGGCGGGTCGGGCTGTCGTTCGCGTCCGGCTGGCACATGGACGACTTCGTCCTGGCCAAGGACGCCTACGAGGACCGCCAGATCCGCACCCTCCAGGGGCTCGACGAGGTGCGCAGGCTCTGGCGCGGGGACCGGCTGGCCTTCGAGGGCCCGGGCGGACGCTCCGTCGAGGTCGGGGTGCTGCCCCGCCCGGTCCAGGACGAACTGCCCGTGTGGCTCACCTCGTCGGGCAGCCCGGAGACCTGCCGCAGAGCGGGCGAGGCCGGTGTGCGGCTGCTGACCCACCTGCTCGGCCAGAGCGTCGGTGAGCTCGCCGAGCGCGTCGCCGTCTACCGGGACGCCTGGCACCGGGCCGGCCACCCCGGGCGCCCGCATGTCACGCTGATGCTGCACACCTTCGTCGGTGCCGACGCCGGGGACGTCCGGGGGCACGCCTGGCAGCCGTTCCGCGACTACCTGCGCTCCTCCGTCGGTCTGATCGAGAACATGGCCCGTGCCATGGGCGTCGACATCAGGGCCGAGGACTTCACGGCCGACGACGAGGAGGCCCTCCTCGACCACGCCTGTGCCCGCTATCTGGCGGACAGCTCGCTCATCGGCACCGTCGAGGACCGGCTGCCCCTGGTCCGCCGGCTGGCCGGGGCCGGAGTGGACGAGATCGCCTGCCTCGTGGACTTCGGCGTGGACGCGGACGCCGCGATCGGGGCCCTGCCGGGGCTGGCCGCCCTCAGGGAGCGGGCCGCCTCGGCGGCTCCCACCGCCCCGCGGGGCGAGGTGTCCCTCACCGGACTCGTCCGAGCCCACCGCGTCACGCACCTCCAGTGCACCCCCTCGCACGCCCGCGCTCTGCTGGACGAGGCGGACACGGCCGCGCTCGGTGGGCTCCGGCAGCTGCTGCTGGGCGGCGAGCCGCTGGACACCGACCTCGCCGCCAGGCTCGCGCAGCACGTCAGCGGCACGATCCGGAACATGTACGGGCCGACCGAGACCACCGTGTGGTCCACCACCGACCTCGTCGACCCGGCCGAGGGAGCCGTCACCATCGGGCGCCCCGTCGCCGGCACCGCGGTCCGGGTGCTCGACCCGTACGGCCGCCGGGTCCCCGTCGGTGTTCCGGGCGAGATGTACATCGGCGGCGCCGGTGTGACCGCCGGATACCTGGACCGCCCGGAGCTGACCGCCGAGCGTTTCGGACCCGTTCCGGGCGGGGCCGACACCGGGATGCGGTTCTACCGCACCGGAGACGTCGTCCGCGTTCTGCGCGACGGGCGACTCGGCTACCTGTCCCGCAACGACAACCAGCTGAAGATCCGCGGCTACCGCGTCGAGGCCGGGGAGGTGGAGGCCGCGCTCACCGCGCTCCCAGCGGTACGCCAGTGCGTGGTCACCGGGCACGGCCTCGGCACCTCCCGCGCGGCCCTCGCCGCCCACGTCGTACCGGAGGCGCCCGGCGAGCCGCCCACGGCCGCCGAGCTGCGCGCCGAACTGGCCCGCGTGCTCCCCCCGTTCCTCGTCCCGTCCCATTTCGTCCTCCTCGACGCGCTGCCGCTGACCGGCAACGGAAAGGTGGACCGCGCGGCGCTGCCCGCCCCCGGGCCCGAGGGGAGGAGCGCCGCCGCCCCCATCGCGCCGACGACCGCCACCGAGAAGCTGATCGCGGAGATCTGGCAGGACGCCCTGGGCGCGGAACGGGTGGGGGCGCACGACGACTTCTTCGAACTCGGCGGCCACTCCCTGCTGGCCGCCCAGGTCGCCGCCGGAATCCGACGCGCGTTCGGCGTCCGGCTGCCCCTGCGCACCCTGTTCGAGGCGTCCACCGTCGCCGCGCTCGCCCGCGCCGTGGACGGACTCGGCGCGGCCCAGGCCGGCCCGGAAGCCGGCCCGGAAGCCGGGGCGGCACCCGCCGCGGCGGTGCTGCGGCCCGACCCGGAGCACCGCCACGACCCGTTCCCGCTCACCGACGTGCAGCGCGCCTACTGGATCGGCCGCAGCGGCACCGTCGGCGGAGACGTCTCCTGTCACCTGTACGTCGAGCTCGACGTCGACGACGTCGAGCTGCCCCGGCTGGAGCGGGCCTGGCAGGCCCTGGTGCGGCGCCACGACGCCCTGCGCATCGTGGTGGACGCGGACGGCGCCCAGCGGATCCTGGCGGACGTCCCGGACTACCGGGTGGCGGTCGACGACCTGCGCGGTCTCGACGCCGCCGCGTGCGAGAGCCGTCTGCGGGCGACCCGCGAGGCGATGTCCCACCAGGTGCTGCCTTCGGAGACCTGGCCGCTGTTCGACGTCCGGGCCAGCCGGACCGGGGACACGGGCGCCCGCGTCCACTTCGGCATCGACACCCTGATCGCCGACGGCGGCAGCGTGCAGATCCTGCTGCGCGAGCTCCTCGCCGTCTACCGCGGGGAGTTCCGGCCCCGTCCGCTCGAACTGTCCTTCCGGGACTACGTGATGGCCGAGCAGGAGCGTCGCGGCGGTCCCGAGCGGGAGCGCGACCTCGCCTACTGGCGCGACCGGCTGGACACCCTGCCGCCCGCGCCCCCGCTGCCGCTGGCCCGGCGCCCCGAGGAACTGGCCGAGACGCGGTTCCGGCGCCGCGAGGCGTACCTGGCGGCGGACGTGTGGGCCCGGCTGAAGGAGCGGGCCGCCTCGGCGCGGATCACCCCGTCCGCGCTCGCCCTCGCCGCGTACGCCACGGTGCTCGGCACCTGGGCGGGGACCGACCGGTTCACCCTCAACCTCACCCTCTTCAACCGGGTCGGCGACCACCCCGACCTGCCCGCGCTCGTCGGCGACTTCACCGCCCTCACCATGCTGGAGGTGGACGGCGGCGGCGCCGGCTCCTTCGAGGACCGCGCCCGCCGGGTGCAGGACCGGCTCTGGGAGGACCTGGACCACCAGCTCGTCAGCGGGGTGTGGGCGGCCGGCGAGTTGGCGCGCCGACGCGGCGTCGCCGACGCCGTCATGCCCGTGGTCTTCACCAGCGAACTGGGCGCCGCGGACACGGGCGGCACTCCCCCGGCGGATCCGGGCGCCCGGGTCGCGTACACGATCACCCAGACCCCCCAGGTCTGGCTCGACCACCAGATCGCGGAGGACGGCGGCCGGCTCCGGCTCACCTGGGACGCCGTGGAGGCGCTGTTCGCGCCCAGCGCGCTGGACGACATGTTCGGCGCGTACACGGCGCTGCTCGCCTCCCTCGCCGACGAGCCCGCGGCCTGGACCGACCCGCACCGCGAGGTGCTGCCCCCGGAGCAGGCCGCGCGGTACGCGGCGCTCAACGACACCGCGGGTCCGCTCCCGGACGGCCTGCTGCACGAGCCGTTCCTCGCCCGCGCCCGCCGGGAGCCGGGCCGCGTCGCGGTCGTCTCCGCCACCGGCACGGTCACCTACGGGGAACTCGACCGGGCCTCGCTGGCCGTCGCCCGGACCCTGTGCGGGGCCGGCGTCCGGGCCGGCGACCTCGTCGGCGTACTGGCGGACCGCGGATGGGAGCAGGTCGCGTCCGCCATCGGGGTGCTGCGTGCCGGGGGCGCCTACCTGCCCCTGGACAGCGGCCTGCCCGCCGCACGCGTGGCCGCCTCCCTGGCCCACGCCGGAGCCGCCGCCCTGATCGTTCCGGGCTCCGCGCCTGCCGGGGACCGGGCGCCGGAGGGGGTCGCCGTCATCCCGTTCGGCGAAGCGGTCGCGGCCGGCACCGCCGCCGACGCCGGCCGGGACCCGCGCCCCGCCACCGCGCCCGGCGACCTGGCGTACGTGATCTACACGTCCGGGTCCACCGGCGAGCCCAAGGGCGTGATGACCGACCACCGGGGCGCCCTCAACACCGTCACCGACGTCAACGAGCGGTTCGGCGTGACGGCCGACGACCGGGTGTTCGCCCTGTCGTCCCTGGGCTTCGACCTGTCGGTGTACGACATCTTCGGCACCCTCGCCGCGGGCGCGGCGCTCGTCCTGCCCGGTCCCGGCGAGGAGCGCGACCCGGTCCGGTGGGCCCGGCTCGTCGCCGATCACGGCGTCACCGTGTGGAACTCCGTGCCGGCGCTGATGGAGATGCTGCTCGTGCACGCCTCCGGCAACCCGGCGGTGGACGTGGGGAGTCTGCGTCTGGTCCTGCTCAGCGGGGACTGGATTCCCGTCGGTATGCCCGATGCCGTCAGGTCGGTCGCGCCCGGGGCCGAGGTGGTCAGCCTGGGCGGCGCCACCGAGGCGTCGATCTGGTCGGTGCTGCACCCGGTCGGCCCGGTCGACCCGGAGCGGCCGAGCATCCCCTACGGCCGGCCCATGCGCAACCAGACCATGTACGTCCTCGACGACGCCTTCCGGCTGCGGCCCACCGGGGTGCCCGGCGCGCTGTACATCGGCGGGGTGGGTCTCGCCGTGGGCTACCGCGGCGCGCCCGAGCTCACCGGCCGGGCGTTCCCCACCCACCCGGCAACCGGGGAGCGGCTCTACCGGACCGGCGACATGGCCCGGCTGATGCCGGACGGCGACCTGGAGTTCCTCGGCCGTGAGGGCTCCCAGGTCAAGGTGCGCGGCATGCGCATCGAACTGGGTGAGATCGAGGCCGCGCTGGTGCGGACCGAGGGCGTCCGGGAGGCCGCCGCCTACGTCACGGGTTCGGGCACGTCCGCCCAGCTCGCGGCCTACGTCGTACGGGAGGCACCGGTCGCCGGGAGCGCCGCGCCGGGCGGAACCGGGGCCGCCACCCCAGCGGTCCTCGACGCCGAGCGGGTGCGCAGGCTGGAGACCCGGCTTCGCCAGCCGGGGCGGCGTGACGACCTCGCGGGCCGCGAGGTGCTGCCGTTCGCGCTGCCCTCCGACGTCCTGGAGCTGCGCGCCGCGTCCGCCGCGCGCGGCGCGGCCACCGGGTTCGGCACCGGCCCGGTACCGGCGGCGGACCTGTACGCGTTGCTCACCGTCCTCACCCGCCAGGACGACGACGGCGTGCCGCGCTACGCCTACGGTTCGGCCGGCGGCCTCTACCCCGTGCAGACGTACGTGGTGGTCGGGGACGGCGGCGTCGAGGGGATCGCGGCCGGGGTCTACTACCTCGACCCGGCCGGCTCCGCCCTGCTGGCGCTGGACGGGCCCAAGGGCGCCGAACGGGCCCTCGATCCGGCGCTGTTCGGAGAGTCCAACCGGCCGCTGGCCCGGCAGGCGGGCTTCGCCGTCCACCTGGTCGCCCGGAACGCGGCCCTGACGCCCGTGTACGGCGAACTCTCCGACCGTTTCGGTCTGCTGGAGGCCGGGGCGATGGCGCAGCTGCTGCGGCAGCGGGCCGCGGACTGCCGGATCGGCCTGTGCCCGATCGGGGACGTGTACGCCGGGGCGTTGCGGGAGATCCTGTGCCTGGAGGACGACCAGACGGTGCTGCACACGCTGTTCGGCGGTCTCCCGGTGGGCCTGGACACCGCCGCGGAGGGCCCGGACGGGTGGGTGGCCGGGCTGCGGGACGAACTCGCCCGGCGACTGCCCGGGTACATGGTTCCGCGGCACCTGCGGTTGATCGAGGCGCTGCCGCTGTCGGCCAACGGCAAGGTGGACCGCGAGGCGCTCGCCCGGTTGGACGGCACCCCGGCACGGCCCGTCCCCGCGGCCTCGTCCGCCGCCCGCTCCGACGCCCCGCCGGCCGGCGGCCGGACCGCCGTGGAGCCGGCCGTCGAGGGGGTGGGAGCCGGCTCCGCCGCCGGCAGCACCGCGGAGCGGCTCGGGGCCCTGTGGCAGGAGGTGCTGGACGGCCGGGAGATCGGCCTCGACACGAACTTCTTCGACGCCGGGGCGACCTCCATCCATCTGGTGCGCGTACAGCGCCGGATCACCGAGGAGTTCGGTACGGAGCTGTCGGTCGTCGAGATGTTCGACCGTCCGACCGTCCGGCACCTCGCCGAGGCGCTGGACGGCGCCGCACCAGTCGCGCCGGCGGCCGCGGCGCTGCCCGGCGCGGAGGACGACGCGGCCCCGGCCGAGGGCCGACGCCGGCACCACGAGCGGCGGCGGGCCGCACGCCGCGCCGGCGGCCCGTCCACCGACTGA